In Rattus norvegicus strain BN/NHsdMcwi chromosome 3, GRCr8, whole genome shotgun sequence, a genomic segment contains:
- the Wfdc2 gene encoding WAP four-disulfide core domain protein 2 isoform X2 codes for MPACRLCLLATGLLLGLLLFTPLSATGLSEGKLSRTATGTTTLSAGLARTSPLSRGQVSTKPPVVTKEGGNGEKQGTCPSVDFPKLGLCEDQCQMDSQCSGNMKCCRNGCGKMGCTTPKF; via the exons atgcctgcttgtcGCCTCTGCTTGCTGGCCACAGGCCTCCTACTCGGGCTGCTGCTGTTCACCCCCCTCTCAGCCACAG GGCTGAGCGAAGGAAAACTCTCCAGGACCGCGACGGGTACAACGACTCTATCAGCCGGCCTTGCCCGCACATCTCCTCTATCGAGAGGTCAAGTGTCCACGAAGCCACCCGTTGTGACCAAAGAAGGAGGTAACGGAG AAAAGCAGGGCACCTGCCCCAGCGTGGACTTCCCCAAGCTTGGCCTCTGTGAGGACCAGTGCCAGATGGACAGCCAGTGTTCTGGCAACATGAAATGCTGCCGAAATGGCTGTGGGAAGATGGGCTGCACCACACCCAAATTCTGA
- the Wfdc2 gene encoding WAP four-disulfide core domain protein 2 precursor has protein sequence MPACRLCLLATGLLLGLLLFTPLSATGTRAEKPGVCPQLEPITDCVKACILDNDCQDNYKCCQAGCGSVCSKPNGLSEGKLSRTATGTTTLSAGLARTSPLSRGQVSTKPPVVTKEGGNGEKQGTCPSVDFPKLGLCEDQCQMDSQCSGNMKCCRNGCGKMGCTTPKF, from the exons atgcctgcttgtcGCCTCTGCTTGCTGGCCACAGGCCTCCTACTCGGGCTGCTGCTGTTCACCCCCCTCTCAGCCACAG GCACCAGAGCAGAGAAACCCGGTGTGTGCCCCCAGCTCGAACCAATTACTGACTGTGTGAAGGCGTGCATCTTGGACAACGACTGCCAGGACAACTACAAGTGCTGCCAGGCCGGCTGCGGCTCTGTCTGCTCCAAGCCTAATG GGCTGAGCGAAGGAAAACTCTCCAGGACCGCGACGGGTACAACGACTCTATCAGCCGGCCTTGCCCGCACATCTCCTCTATCGAGAGGTCAAGTGTCCACGAAGCCACCCGTTGTGACCAAAGAAGGAGGTAACGGAG AAAAGCAGGGCACCTGCCCCAGCGTGGACTTCCCCAAGCTTGGCCTCTGTGAGGACCAGTGCCAGATGGACAGCCAGTGTTCTGGCAACATGAAATGCTGCCGAAATGGCTGTGGGAAGATGGGCTGCACCACACCCAAATTCTGA
- the Wfdc2 gene encoding WAP four-disulfide core domain protein 2 isoform X1, whose product MGIPDPGTPEKRWKPDPHVPSFVCPGVDAKDKGVTEARPRRRRSPSFLAGLDSLVHDGLPGMHRLSEGKLSRTATGTTTLSAGLARTSPLSRGQVSTKPPVVTKEGGNGEKQGTCPSVDFPKLGLCEDQCQMDSQCSGNMKCCRNGCGKMGCTTPKF is encoded by the exons ATGGGTATCCCAGACCCAGGGACCCCCGAGAAGCGGTGGAAACCTGATCCACATGTGCCCTCCTTTGTCTGCCCTGGGGTAGATGCGAAGGACAAAGGCGTCACAGAGGCGCGGCCCAGGAGGAGGAGGTCCCCCTCGTTCCTGGCTGGACTCGATTCTCTGGTGCATGACGGGCTTCCGGGCATGCACA GGCTGAGCGAAGGAAAACTCTCCAGGACCGCGACGGGTACAACGACTCTATCAGCCGGCCTTGCCCGCACATCTCCTCTATCGAGAGGTCAAGTGTCCACGAAGCCACCCGTTGTGACCAAAGAAGGAGGTAACGGAG AAAAGCAGGGCACCTGCCCCAGCGTGGACTTCCCCAAGCTTGGCCTCTGTGAGGACCAGTGCCAGATGGACAGCCAGTGTTCTGGCAACATGAAATGCTGCCGAAATGGCTGTGGGAAGATGGGCTGCACCACACCCAAATTCTGA
- the Spint3 gene encoding kunitz-type protease inhibitor 3 precursor — protein sequence MQLQASFSFFLILTFCQELCSEPRQARKSLPSMCTLPMEKGECRAIFVRWYYDTKTKKCDWFHYGGCRGNENNFLSRNQCQTVCAST from the exons ATGCAGCTCCAggcctccttctcctttttcctgaTCCTTACCTTCTGCCAAGAGCTTTGCTCAGAACCAAGACAAG CCAGGAAGTCCTTACCGTCTATGTGCACACTTCCCATGGAAAAAGGCGAATGTCGCGCCATCTTTGTGAGATGGTACTATGACACCAAAACTAAGAAGTGTGACTGGTTCCACTATGGAGGCTGCAGAGGCAACGAGAACAACTTTCTGAGCAGAAACCAGTGCCAGACAGTCTGCGCAAGCACCTGA